In Candidatus Defluviilinea proxima, a single genomic region encodes these proteins:
- the carB gene encoding carbamoyl-phosphate synthase large subunit has translation MKRSDIHTILVPGSGAIVIGQAAEFDYSGTQAVKALKAEGYRVVLVNSNPATIMTDPEIADATYIEPLTPESLEAIIAQEKPDAMLPTVGGQTGLNLALALSENGVLEKYGVQLIGAKLTAIKAAEDRLLFRETMQKNGIPVPRGGAAYSLAEAEELVKETGYPVLVRASFAMGGTGASWVYDHAQLKEAVRSAISESPIHQAWLEESVIGWKEYELEVMRDKADNFVVVCSIENLDPMGVHTGDSITVAPAQTLTDREYQILRDLAHRVLSAVGVETGGSNVQFGVDPKTGRVVVIEMNPRVSRSSALASKATGFPIAKLAALVAVGYTLDEITNDITKQTKAAFEPSLDYVVTKIPRWAFEKFPGVDPTLGPQMKSVGEVMALGRTFPESLLKAVQSLEIGVDFLDGSGPNREAVAFDVEKLSIPTADRLFRVYRAIQEGVSLDEISKATGYDLWFLAQMKEIENVERRMRNAEFGMQDAELKSLLREAKQLGFADAHIRRLLNSSFFIHHSSFRELRKSLGIIPTFQRVDTCAAEFEAQTPYLYSAYEMDDESRPTDKQKILILGGGPNRIGQGIEFDYCCCQAAFALSEMGFETIMYNCNPETVSTDYDTADRLYFEPLTLEHVLNVIDREQPIGVIVQFGGQTPLNLAAGLEAAGVKILGTSPHAIQLSEDREEFAKLLKELDIPQPENGIARSLEEARVVAERIGYPVLVRPSFVLGGRAMALVDSEANLAGFIQQAIEAAPGQPILIDKFMEDAFEIDVDALADGERVVVGAVMQHIEEAGVHSGDAACVLPPYKVSAYHQGIMQEYTEQLGLALGVRGLMNVQFALKDEVVCVLEVNPRASRTVPYASKATNLNLAYKAAQVMAGKTLLELGVTEEPRVDGFFVKEAVLPFKKLPGSSALLGPEMRSTGEVMGHASHFGHAFAKSQTAAGVSLPESGAVLVTVNDMDKSAGLKFARDMHRMGFKLYATPGTADMCMRAGLPVEVVEKAQDGSTQIVDLIRGGQIQLVLNTPLGPHAHKDGAEIRKAAIAMNVPLLTTLSAAMAAVSAIQALGKKELRYRSLQSHFGGTK, from the coding sequence ATGAAGCGAAGCGACATTCACACAATACTTGTCCCTGGCTCGGGAGCCATTGTCATCGGTCAAGCCGCGGAGTTTGATTACTCGGGCACGCAGGCGGTCAAGGCTTTGAAAGCGGAAGGGTATCGCGTGGTGCTGGTGAATTCGAATCCAGCCACGATCATGACCGACCCTGAAATTGCGGATGCAACGTACATCGAGCCGCTCACACCTGAGTCATTGGAGGCGATCATCGCACAGGAGAAACCTGATGCGATGCTGCCCACTGTTGGTGGACAGACGGGACTCAACCTTGCGCTGGCACTCAGTGAAAACGGTGTGCTTGAAAAATATGGCGTGCAACTGATCGGTGCAAAACTGACTGCCATCAAAGCCGCGGAAGACCGTCTGCTGTTCCGTGAGACGATGCAGAAGAACGGCATCCCTGTTCCGCGGGGGGGAGCGGCGTATTCGTTGGCAGAGGCGGAAGAACTTGTGAAAGAGACGGGCTATCCTGTTCTCGTGCGTGCTTCGTTTGCGATGGGTGGGACGGGCGCATCGTGGGTGTATGATCACGCACAACTGAAAGAAGCAGTTCGCAGCGCTATATCTGAGTCACCGATTCATCAGGCTTGGCTCGAAGAGTCTGTCATTGGTTGGAAGGAATACGAACTTGAGGTGATGCGCGACAAAGCGGATAACTTCGTGGTGGTGTGTTCGATTGAAAATCTCGACCCGATGGGTGTGCATACGGGTGATAGTATCACGGTCGCGCCTGCGCAAACGCTCACCGACCGCGAGTATCAAATTTTGCGTGACCTCGCACATCGCGTGCTGAGCGCAGTTGGTGTGGAGACGGGCGGATCGAATGTGCAATTCGGTGTGGACCCCAAGACGGGACGTGTGGTAGTCATCGAGATGAATCCGCGAGTGAGTCGTTCGTCCGCATTAGCGTCGAAGGCGACGGGGTTCCCGATTGCGAAGTTGGCGGCGTTGGTGGCTGTGGGATATACACTCGATGAAATCACCAATGACATTACCAAGCAAACAAAAGCCGCGTTCGAACCGTCGCTGGATTATGTTGTGACAAAGATCCCGCGCTGGGCGTTCGAGAAATTCCCAGGCGTAGACCCGACCCTCGGACCGCAGATGAAATCTGTCGGTGAAGTGATGGCGTTGGGACGGACGTTCCCTGAGTCGTTGTTGAAGGCTGTGCAATCGCTTGAGATCGGTGTGGACTTTTTGGATGGAAGTGGACCGAACCGAGAGGCGGTTGCTTTCGATGTTGAGAAACTTTCGATACCAACGGCGGATCGATTGTTTAGAGTGTATCGAGCGATTCAAGAGGGTGTGTCACTGGATGAAATCTCCAAGGCAACAGGATATGATCTTTGGTTTTTGGCGCAAATGAAAGAGATAGAGAATGTAGAACGCAGAATGCGGAATGCAGAATTTGGAATGCAGGATGCAGAATTGAAGAGTTTGTTGCGTGAAGCAAAACAACTTGGTTTCGCAGATGCACATATCAGGCGGCTCTTAAATTCATCTTTCTTCATTCATCATTCTTCATTCAGAGAGCTACGGAAATCGTTAGGAATAATACCGACATTCCAACGCGTGGACACTTGTGCCGCAGAATTTGAGGCGCAGACGCCGTATCTGTATTCTGCGTATGAGATGGATGATGAGTCACGACCGACGGATAAGCAGAAGATTTTGATCCTCGGCGGCGGACCGAATCGGATCGGGCAAGGGATCGAGTTTGATTATTGTTGTTGTCAGGCGGCGTTTGCTTTGTCTGAGATGGGATTTGAGACCATCATGTACAACTGCAACCCTGAGACCGTATCCACGGATTATGATACGGCTGACCGCTTGTACTTCGAGCCGTTGACGTTGGAACATGTGTTGAATGTCATTGACCGAGAACAGCCCATCGGTGTGATCGTGCAGTTCGGCGGGCAGACGCCGCTCAATTTGGCAGCAGGACTCGAGGCGGCAGGCGTGAAAATTTTGGGCACGTCGCCGCATGCGATTCAACTTTCGGAAGACCGCGAAGAGTTTGCGAAACTGCTCAAAGAGTTGGATATCCCTCAGCCCGAGAATGGAATCGCCCGTTCGTTGGAAGAAGCAAGAGTCGTCGCGGAAAGAATCGGATATCCCGTGTTGGTGAGACCGTCGTTCGTGTTGGGGGGCAGGGCAATGGCTTTAGTGGATTCAGAAGCCAATTTGGCAGGATTCATTCAACAGGCGATCGAAGCGGCTCCTGGTCAACCGATATTAATTGACAAGTTTATGGAAGACGCGTTCGAGATCGATGTCGATGCGTTGGCGGATGGAGAACGAGTCGTTGTCGGGGCGGTGATGCAACATATCGAAGAAGCGGGCGTCCATTCGGGAGATGCGGCGTGCGTCCTGCCTCCGTATAAGGTCAGCGCGTATCATCAGGGCATCATGCAGGAATACACCGAGCAGTTGGGTCTGGCGTTGGGCGTGCGCGGATTGATGAACGTGCAGTTCGCGTTGAAAGATGAAGTGGTGTGCGTGCTGGAGGTGAACCCGCGCGCTTCGCGGACCGTGCCGTATGCGAGCAAGGCGACGAATTTGAATTTGGCTTATAAAGCCGCGCAGGTGATGGCGGGCAAGACGCTGCTGGAATTGGGCGTGACCGAGGAGCCGCGCGTGGACGGGTTCTTCGTCAAGGAAGCGGTATTGCCGTTCAAGAAACTGCCTGGCTCGAGCGCACTGCTCGGACCTGAGATGCGCTCGACGGGCGAAGTGATGGGACACGCTTCTCATTTCGGTCATGCGTTTGCGAAGTCGCAGACCGCCGCAGGTGTCAGTCTGCCAGAGAGCGGTGCTGTTTTGGTGACGGTGAATGATATGGATAAAAGTGCGGGCTTGAAGTTTGCGCGCGATATGCACCGCATGGGTTTCAAACTGTATGCGACGCCTGGCACGGCGGATATGTGTATGCGCGCGGGCTTACCTGTGGAAGTGGTGGAGAAGGCGCAGGACGGTTCGACTCAAATCGTAGACCTGATTCGCGGTGGACAGATTCAACTCGTCCTGAACACGCCGCTGGGTCCGCATGCACACAAAGACGGAGCCGAGATCCGCAAGGCGGCGATCGCGATGAACGTGCCACTGCTTACGACTCTCTCCGCGGCAATGGCGGCGGTCTCTGCGATTCAGGCGTTGGGGAAGAAGGAATTGAGGTATCGGAGTTTACAGAGTCATTTTGGGGGAACGAAATAG